A genomic region of Haliaeetus albicilla chromosome 8, bHalAlb1.1, whole genome shotgun sequence contains the following coding sequences:
- the ABCD3 gene encoding ATP-binding cassette sub-family D member 3, with the protein MAAYSKYLTVRHSAIAGATAAACALLCLLNKRRAAAQHGKRSGKQALQNNEQKEGKKERAMVDRVFIARICRILKIMVPRTLCKETGYLLLIAVMLVVRTYCDIWMIQNGTVIESAIIGRSRKDFKKYLFNFIAAMPAISLVNNFLKYGLNELKLCFRVRLTRYLYEEYLKAYTYYKMGNLDNRIANPDQLLTQDVEKFCNSVVDLYSNLSKPFLDIVLYIFKLTSAIGAQGPASMMAYLVISGFFLTRLRRPIGKMTIIEQKYEGEYRYVNSRLITNSEEIAFYNGNLREKQTIHKTFRKQVEHLHNFILFRFSMGFIDTIIAKYLATVVGYLVVSRPFLNLADPRHQNSTHAELLEDYYQSGRMLLRMSQALGRIVLAGREMTRLAGFTARITELMQVLKDLNSGKYQRTMVSQEKDADKKQVLPLIPGSGEIINADNLIKFDHVPLVTPNGDVLIQDLNFEVRSGANVLICGPNGCGKSSLFRVLGELWPLFGGRLTKPVRGKLFYVPQRPYMTLGTLRDQVIYPDTLEDQRKKGISDQVLKEYLDNVQLGQILEREGGWDSVQDWMDVLSGGEKQRMAMARLFYHKPQFAILDECTSAVSVDVEGYIYSHCRKVGITLFTVSHRKSLWKHHDFYLHMDGRGNYEFKKITEDTVEFGS; encoded by the exons taaaagaagtggaaaacaaGCCTTGCAGAACAATGAG cagaaagagggaaagaaggagcGAGCAATGGTGGACAGAGTGTTTATTGCAAGAATATGTCGAATCCTGAAAATAATGGTCCCTAGAACACTTTGTAAAGAG ACAGGTTATTTGCTCCTTATTGCTGTGATGCTGGTAGTCCGCACATATTGTGATATTTGGATGATTCAAAATGGAACAGTCATTGAAAG TGCTATCATTGGCCGCAGCAGAAAAGATTTCAAGAAATACTTGTTCAACTTCATCGCTGCAATGCCTGCT ATCTCTTTAGTGAATAACTTCCTGAAGTATGGTCTAAATGAATTGAAACTCTGCTTCCGCGTAAGACTTACCAGATACCTCTATGAGGAATATCTTAA agctTATACATACTACAAAATGGGAAATCTGGACAACAGAATAGCTAATCCAGATCAACTCCTCACACAGGATGTGGAAAAATTCTGTAACAGTGTAGTGGACCTGTACTCAAACCTCAGCAAG CCCTTCTTGGATATAGTTTTGTACATCTTCAAGCTAACAAGTGCAATAGGAGCTCAG GGTCCAGCTAGCATGATGGCATACTTGGTCATTTCGGGGTTTTTCCTTACACGTTTAAGGAGACCAATTGGCAAGATGACTATTATAGAACAAAAATATGAAGGGGAGTACAGATATGTCAACTCACGGCTTATTACAAACAG tgaagaaattgctttttataATGGAAACCTGAGAGAAAAACAGACTATTCACAAAACCTTCCGTAAA CAGGTGGAACACTTGCATAATTTCATCTTGTTCCGGTTCTCTATGGGTTTCATTGATACTATCATTGCCAAAT ACCTTGCCACTGTGGTTGGTTACCTGGTTGTTAGTCGTCCATTTTTGAACCTGGCTGATCCTCGTCATCAGAATAGTACTCATGCAGAACTTTTGGAG GATTACTACCAAAGTGGAAGAATGTTACTGAGAATGTCTCAAGCTTTGGGCAGAATAGTCCTAGCAGGCCGTGAAATGACAAGATTGGCTGG tttCACAGCTCGAATTACAGAATTAATGCAGGTTCTGAAGGACTTGAATAGTGGCAAATATCAGCGTACTATGGTATCACAAGAAAAAG atGCAGATAAAAAGCAAGTTTTGCCTTTGATACCTGGATCTGGAGAAATTATCAATGCTGATAACCTTATCAA GTTTGATCATGTTCCGTTGGTGACACCAAATGGAGATGTTTTGATTCAAGACCTTAACTTTGAG GTTCGATCTGGTGCAAATGTACTGATTTGTGGGCCAAATGGGTGTGGGAAGAGCTCACTTTTTCGTGTTCTTGGTGAG TTGTGGCCTTTGTTTGGTGGGCGTTTAACAAAACCTGTAAGAGGAAAGTTGTTCTATGTTCCCCAG AGACCATATATGACTCTTGGAACACTCAGAGACCAAGTTATATATCCAGATACTTTAGAAGatcagaggaagaaagggatTTCTGATCAG GTGCTGAAGGAGTACTTGGATAATGTTCAGCTGGGTCAAATCTTGGAACGTGAAGGAGGCTGGGATAGTGTTCAGGATTGGATGGATGTACTCAgtggaggagaaaaacagagaatgGCA ATGGCAAGGTTATTCTATCATAAGCCCCAGTTTGCAATTCTGGATGAGTGCACCAGTGCTGTTAGCGTTGATGTAGAAGGCTACATTTACAGCCACTGTCGAAAG GTTGGCATcactctcttcactgtctcccaCAGAAAGTCACTCTGGAAACATCATGAT ttttatttgcatATGGATGGCAGAGGAAACTACGAGTTcaagaaaataactgaagaCACAGTTGAATTTGGATCTTAG